One Urocitellus parryii isolate mUroPar1 chromosome 9, mUroPar1.hap1, whole genome shotgun sequence DNA segment encodes these proteins:
- the Lax1 gene encoding lymphocyte transmembrane adapter 1, with product MPSLTLPRPRPRAKNIYDLLPQRQEELGRHQPRSIRMFSAESLLSRNSDSPEHMPSQAESTLQMHTAHIHTMGYAVGVYDNATVPQVCRNVTPSTHYVNVRASRDVSSTSSEDSNDYVNVPTAEEMAGTLTPNDSLPESLLVLSSAQQSDLPEKRHEGCGDASDCTSFWAPGTKDSDPLSDGEDSSQTSNDYVNMTGLDLEDSQEELPWVAFQCCRDYENVPPADPKGSQQQTEEEVTSSNTGHEEEKTDGPGTDIHPLTRNSLSSGHCVSPLCEDCQMKPEEEMSHEDTHDYENVLPAKLGGGDREQGPGAQLPPDE from the exons ATGCCCTCATTGACTCTGCCTCGACCCAGACCACGAGCCAAAAATATTTACGATCTCTTGCCTCAGCGGCAAGAAGAGCTGG GGAGACATCAGCCGAGGAGTATCCGCATGTTCAGTGCCGAGAGCCTCCTGTCCAGAAATTCCGACAGCCCGGAGCATATG CCCTCCCAAGCAGAGAGCACCCTCCAGATGCACACAGCCCATATCCACACCATGGGATACGCAGTTGGTGTCTACGACAATGCCACGGTGCCCCAGGTGTGCAGGAACGTCACTCCCTCGACACACTACGTCAATGTCAGAGCTTCCAGGGATGTCTCGAGCACTTCTTCAGAGGATTCAAATGATTATGTCAATGTCCCCACAGCAGAAGAGATGGCTGGGACTCTAACTCCTAATGACAGCCTGCCTGAAAGTCTCCTTGTTCTTTCCAGCGCCCAGCAGTCAGACTTACCTGAGAAAAGACACGAGGGCTGTGGGGATGCCAGTGACTGTACCAGCTTTTGGGCTCCAGGAACTAAGGACAGCGATCCACTCAGCGATGGGGAGGATTCTTCTCAGACCTCCAATGACTATGTCAACATGACAGGTTTGGATCTCGAGGACAGCCAAGAGGAGTTGCCCTGGGTGGCTTTTCAATGCTGCAGAGATTATGAGAATGTCCCACCAGCAGATCCCAAGGGAAGCCAGCAGCAAACTGAGGAAGAAGTGACATCTTCAAACACAGGCCATGAAGAGGAAAAGACAGATGGCCCGGGGACTGACATCCATCCTCTCACAAGGAATTCCCTATCTTCAGGGCACTGTGTATCCCCACTGTGTGAGGACTGTCAGATGAAACCTGAAGAAGAAATGTCACACGAAGACACTCATGACTATGAGAATGTGCTACCTGCCAAGTTAGGAGGCGGAGACAGGGAGCAGGGGCCTGGTGCTCAGCTCCCTCCTGATGAATGA